A single region of the Jaculus jaculus isolate mJacJac1 chromosome 15, mJacJac1.mat.Y.cur, whole genome shotgun sequence genome encodes:
- the Fgf22 gene encoding fibroblast growth factor 22 has protein sequence MSRLWLGLAWLLLGAAGTPGRYPHLEGDVRWRRLFSSTHFFLRVDPGGRVQGTRWRHGRDSVVEIRSVRVGTVVLKAVHTGFYVAMNRRGRLYGSRIYTVDCRFRERIEENGYNTYASRRWRHQGRPMFLALDGSGTPRRGGKTRRHHLSTHFLPVLVS, from the exons ATGAGCCGGCTGTGGCTGGGCCTGGCCTGGCTGCTGCTGGGCGCCGCGGGGACCCCGGGCCGCTACCCGCACCTGGAGGGCGACGTGCGCTGGCGGCGCCTCTTCTCATCCACGCACTTCTTCCTGCGCGTGGACCCAGGCGGGCGCGTGCAGGGCACCCGCTGGCGGCACGGCCGGGACA GTGTTGTTGAGATCCGTTCTGTCCGAGTGGGCACAGTGGTGCTCAAGGCTGTGCACACAGGCTTCTACGTGGCCATGAACCGCCGGGGCCGCCTCTATGGGTCG CGCATCTACACAGTGGACTGCAGGTTCCGGGAACGCATAGAGGAGAATGGCTACAACACCTATGCCTCAAGGCGCTGGCGCCACCAAGGCAGGCCCATGTTCCTGGCACTGGATGGCAGTGGGACTCCCCGCCGAGGTGGAAAGACACGGCGGCATCACCTGTCCACCCACTTTCTTCCAGTGCTGGTGTCCTGA
- the Rnf126 gene encoding E3 ubiquitin-protein ligase RNF126 isoform X1 translates to MAEASSQPGRFFCHCCSVEIVPRLPDYICPRCESGFIEELPEETRNTENNSAPSTAPTDQSRQPFENVDQHLFTLPQGYGQFAFGIFDDSFEIPTFPPGTQADDGRDPESRREREHPSRHRYGARQPRARLTARRATGRHEGVPTLEGIIQQLVNGIITPAAIPSLGLGPWGVLHSNPMDYAWGANGLDAIITQLLNQFENTGPPPADKEKIQALPTVPVTEEHVGSGLECPVCKDDYALGESVRQLPCNHLFHDGCIVPWLEQHDSCPVCRKSLTGQNTATNPPGLTGVGFSSSSSSSSSSSPSNENATSNS, encoded by the exons ATGGCCGAGGCGTCGTCGCAGCCCGGACGGTtcttctgccactgctgctcgGTGGAGATCGTGCCGCGCCTGCCG GATTACATCTGCCCGAGGTGCGAGTCTGGTTTCATTGAGGAGCTTCCAGAAGAGACCAG GAACACAGAAAACAATTCTGCCCCCTCCACAGCCCCCACCGACCAGAGCCGGCAGCCCTTTGAG AACGTCGACCAGCACCTGTTCACGCTGCCACAGGGCTATGGTCAGTTTGCTTTCGGAATCTTTGATGACAGCTTCGAGATCCCCACGTTCCCCCCTGGGACACAGGCTGATGATGGCAGGGACCCCGAGAGCCGACGGGAGAGAGAGCACCCGTCCCGGCATCGGTACGGTGCCCGGCAGCCCCGCGCCCGCCTCACCGCCCGGCGGGCCACCGGCCGGCATGAAGGCGTCCCCACGCTGGAAGG GATCATCCAGCAGTTGGTGAACGGTATCATCACCCCAGCTGCCATCCCTAGCCTGGGCCTGGGACCCTG GGGCGTCTTGCACTCGAACCCAATGGATTATGCATGGGGGGCCAATGGACTGGATGCCATCATCACACAG CTCCTCAATCAGTTTGAGAACACAGGCCCCCCACCTGCAGACAAGGAGAAAATTCAGGCCCTCCCCACCGTCCCCGTCACTGAGGAGCACGTAG GCTCTGGGCTGGAGTGTCCCGTGTGCAAGGATGACTATGCACTGGGTGAGAGTGTGCGGCAGCTGCCCTGCAACCACCTCTTCCACGATGGCTGCATTGTGCCCTGGCTGGAACAG CATGACAGCTGCCCTGTCTGCCGGAAAAGCCTCACAGGACAGAACACGGCCACCAACCCCCCGGGCCTAACTGGGGTGGGTTTTTCCTCGTCATCGTCATCGTCATCCTCCAGCTCGCCCAGCAACGAGAATGCCACGAGCAACTCCTGA
- the Rnf126 gene encoding E3 ubiquitin-protein ligase RNF126 isoform X2, protein MAEASSQPGRFFCHCCSVEIVPRLPDYICPRCESGFIEELPEETRNTENNSAPSTAPTDQSRQPFENVDQHLFTLPQGYGQFAFGIFDDSFEIPTFPPGTQADDGRDPESRREREHPSRHRIIQQLVNGIITPAAIPSLGLGPWGVLHSNPMDYAWGANGLDAIITQLLNQFENTGPPPADKEKIQALPTVPVTEEHVGSGLECPVCKDDYALGESVRQLPCNHLFHDGCIVPWLEQHDSCPVCRKSLTGQNTATNPPGLTGVGFSSSSSSSSSSSPSNENATSNS, encoded by the exons ATGGCCGAGGCGTCGTCGCAGCCCGGACGGTtcttctgccactgctgctcgGTGGAGATCGTGCCGCGCCTGCCG GATTACATCTGCCCGAGGTGCGAGTCTGGTTTCATTGAGGAGCTTCCAGAAGAGACCAG GAACACAGAAAACAATTCTGCCCCCTCCACAGCCCCCACCGACCAGAGCCGGCAGCCCTTTGAG AACGTCGACCAGCACCTGTTCACGCTGCCACAGGGCTATGGTCAGTTTGCTTTCGGAATCTTTGATGACAGCTTCGAGATCCCCACGTTCCCCCCTGGGACACAGGCTGATGATGGCAGGGACCCCGAGAGCCGACGGGAGAGAGAGCACCCGTCCCGGCATCG GATCATCCAGCAGTTGGTGAACGGTATCATCACCCCAGCTGCCATCCCTAGCCTGGGCCTGGGACCCTG GGGCGTCTTGCACTCGAACCCAATGGATTATGCATGGGGGGCCAATGGACTGGATGCCATCATCACACAG CTCCTCAATCAGTTTGAGAACACAGGCCCCCCACCTGCAGACAAGGAGAAAATTCAGGCCCTCCCCACCGTCCCCGTCACTGAGGAGCACGTAG GCTCTGGGCTGGAGTGTCCCGTGTGCAAGGATGACTATGCACTGGGTGAGAGTGTGCGGCAGCTGCCCTGCAACCACCTCTTCCACGATGGCTGCATTGTGCCCTGGCTGGAACAG CATGACAGCTGCCCTGTCTGCCGGAAAAGCCTCACAGGACAGAACACGGCCACCAACCCCCCGGGCCTAACTGGGGTGGGTTTTTCCTCGTCATCGTCATCGTCATCCTCCAGCTCGCCCAGCAACGAGAATGCCACGAGCAACTCCTGA